AAATAATATAGTTCAAGTCAATACTTCATGTCAAGACATTCCTTCACAAGACACCAATGTTGAACAATAATTagcaaacaacaaaaaaaaaaaaattgttgaagATACAAATTTTGAGAAATTCAggacaaatgaaaaagaaaaacggGCAGGAGGGAGATTATGGCTCAACCAAACAGAGGAAGACTTAGCAGATGATCAGATTCAAGATACAATGCATAGTGATGAAGAAATTGGAGGAAATTAAGTGGAAGATGAGGATCAAACTGTTAATTGTAATGGCAATGCAATCAATATTCAAAGCATCAGCGAATGCACAAATGCAGCAACAGAAAAGACAAAAGAGGGGAACATTAATATTATAGATCCAGGAGGGACTTCACATAATGCTGTTAGTAATGCCTTGAAAGAAGCTGAAAATGCAAACAAGAAACAAGATGAGAATGCAGACAAGAACCGAGCTATGACAGTGCAGGTTTATGCAAGAAGTACTGTTCCATTGAGTACCGTGCAGGATGTAGCAGGAAGTAACGTTCCATTGAACAATACAATGTTGTTGACCAATGAACATGCTGAAAAAGATGCAGAACTTATCAACCAGGCAGAGGATATTGTTACATCAAAAGAAGCAGTAGAAGCACATGATCAAGTTAACCACGCAGAACTTAAAGGTAGAGACATGGATGAGGAATCCACTGCACAAAATTTCCTTAATGTTGCCAAGCAGGGAGATCTGTCGCCAAGGCTTATTGAACTAGTAAAATCTGCAACAAAGGGAAAAAACCGGTCAAAAGAGACTTCTATTGTCCCAGTTAGTGGAGTACAAACAAGGAGAACActgtccaaatcccaaaacatttaaTAGATGCCATTATATGGAATGTCAGGTCAGTAAACACAATGCAAGCATTTGAAAGGCTGATTATAATGCACAGAAAACATCATTTTGAGTTCATAGGAATCCTTGAGCCTATGCAACAGTCTCACAAAATGGAGAGGTATAGAGCAAGAATTGGTTTGGCACAGGCTGTGGTGAATGTGTCAAACAAGATTTGGGCTTTTATTGATGAAAATTTTGAGGTTACTATTTTATATAACATGACTCAACATCTGACTTTGAGATTGATGCACTCTGAAATACATGTTGAGCTCATCCTTACACTAGTGTATGCCAAATGTGATTGCACTGAAAGAATAGAACTATGGGATACGTTGTATGCAATGGCATCAGATATGACAGTACATTGGCTAGTTGGAGGCGACTTTAATGTGATATGGGATGAGGAAGAGAAATATGGGCGCTTGCCAGTTTCTCTCATTGAAGTAGATGACTTCAGACACTGCATCAATACCTGCAACTTGACAGGCTTGGGTTTTAAAGGAAGCATATTTACATGGTGTAATGGAAGATCAGAGGAGGAATGCATTTTTAAAAGATTGGACAGATGTTTTGGCAATAATGAATTGCAACATGCCTTTCCTGGATTGGAGTTAACTCACCTATCCAAAATTGGGTCTGATCATTGCCCAATGCTGCTAAAATGTGATATAGAAACTACGCCAATTAAGAAGTCATTCAGATTTCTTAACTTCTAGACGAAGCATGAAACCTTCAAAGATGTAGTAAAAGAGAATTGGAACGCTGATTTTAGTGCTAACCCTTTCTGCATTTTTAACTACaagttaaagaagcttaaacaAGCACTATCTACCTGGAGCAGAGCTACATATGGGGATATATTCCAGAAGATTGCAAGCCTTGAGGAGGTGGTCATGGTTCATGAAAGACAATTTGAAGTCAATCCTACACAGATGAATAGAAAAAGATTATAACAGGTCCAAGCTGAAATGATTAAATATCTTGCATTAGAAGAAGAATTCTGGAGACAAAAAGCTGGCATGTTATGGTTCAAAGATGGCGATAGAAACAGTAAATTCTTCCATGCCCAAGTTAATGGGAGAAGGAAGAGACTGAAATTATCAAGGATCCAGAATAGCCTTGGTAACTGGATTGAAGAATATCACTTAATAGCAAAGGAAGCAATAAAGTTCTACCAGGATCAATTTACAGAGAGTGCAGTTCCAAATGATTTTTATATTCTAAATCATGTACCTTCAATGGTAGATAGTGATCAACATGAAAGATTGATTGATTTGCCTTCCAATGAAGAAGTGAATAGCGCAGTTATGGGGTTGAATGGGGACTCAAATGGTGGACCGGATGGATTCACTGGAGCCTTTTACCAAACATGCTGGGAAATTATTGAAGAAGATGTAGTAAGCATGGTCAAGGCTTTCTTTTGCGGTCAGCAGTTGCCAAAGAGTGTGACACACACAAACCTGGTTTTattaccaaagaaaaaagaagttatgaCCTTCGCAGACATGAGACCAATCAGTCTTATAAACTTTGCTAACAAGATTTTCTCTAGGGTTATTCATGAGAGGTTGGTTGAATTATTACCAAACATAATCGCAAAGGAACAGGCAGGTTTTGTGAAGGGCAGAAGCATAGTTAAGAACGTACTGCTAACTCAAGAAATCATTAAGGATATCAGGTTGAGAACAAAAGTAGGTCCAAACGTTGTGATTAAGCTTGATATGACAAAAGCTTACGATAGGCTATCATGGCTATTCCTGACCAAAACACTAAGAAAAATGGGATTTCCTGAAGCTCTTATTGGCTTGATCTTTGATTTGATTGGGAACAATTGGTACTCTATTCTTATAAATGGTCAGCCTAATAGTTTCTTCAAATCATCGAGGGGAGTTAAACAGGGTGACGCTTTGTCACCAACTCTATTCATTCTAGTAGCAGAAGCACTTTCTCGGGGATTGAATTAACTACACACTAACTTGTATTTCTGTGGATTTGGAATGCCAAAATGGAGCCCAAAAATAAATCATCTATCATACGCTGATGATACGATCATTTTCTACTCTTCTAATGAAACTTCATTGAGACTTGTGATGGAGGTTTTGCAAGCTTATGAATCATCATCTGGTCAACTAGTGAACAAAGACAAATCAGCCATACATCTGCATCATTTAACGAATAATGAGGTGATTAACAAGGTGGAAAGGATTATAGGTATACAAAGACAATGAACCAAGGTTATAGACAAAATGCAGTCATGGAAAGGCAAACTCCTTTCTATAGGAGGTAGAGCTGTTTTGATCGCAAATGTCCTGCAGAGTATCCCAATTCATATGTTGTCAGCAGTTAATCCACCAAGTTATGTGATCAACAAATTACATAGCATTTTGCCAAGTTTTTCTGGAGCAGCAATGTGGGAGGCAGCACTAGACATTGGGCGTCTTGGACTAACCTTTGTATGCCTTATGAGGAGGGCGGCATAGGTTTCAGGTCCATACATGATGTATCCAAGGCACTATTCTGCAAATTATAGTGGAATTTCAGGACTAAGCCCAGTTTGTGGAGTTCTTTTATGAGTCAAAAGTACTACAAGAAACTAAATGCAGTAATTGTACCTTGGAAGCATGGATCCCACGTGTGGAGAAAAATGCTAGAATGTAGGGACTTGATTGAGCATCAAATCTACTGGAAACTGAGAATGAGATCAGCTCTATTTTGGTACGACAATTGGACTGAGATGGGAGCCTTATATTTTCAAGTACCTGCAGAGTTTGGTATCGATGAGGATATTCATAATGTCAATGATCTGGTTGAAAATGGTATGTGGAATGTGGATAAAATGTTTGAGAGCCTACCAGAAGATTTGGCACACCACATTGTGCAGAATATTAGACCACCAACTGA
This sequence is a window from Nicotiana sylvestris chromosome 3, ASM39365v2, whole genome shotgun sequence. Protein-coding genes within it:
- the LOC104218260 gene encoding uncharacterized protein — translated: MQAFERLIIMHRKHHFEFIGILEPMQQSHKMERYRARIGLAQAVVNVSNKIWAFIDENFEVTILYNMTQHLTLRLMHSEIHVELILTLVYAKCDCTERIELWDTLYAMASDMTVHWLVGGDFNVIWDEEEKYGRLPVSLIEVDDFRHCINTCNLTGLGFKGSIFTWCNGRSEEECIFKRLDRCFGNNELQHAFPGLELTHLSKIGSDHCPMLLKCDIETTPIKKSFRFLNF